In Oryza brachyantha chromosome 1, ObraRS2, whole genome shotgun sequence, the following are encoded in one genomic region:
- the LOC121054398 gene encoding uncharacterized mitochondrial protein AtMg00810-like, whose translation MGKVDKTLFTLRDGIDFLLIQIYVDDIIFGGSSHHLVAKFSETMSREFEMSMMGELTYFLGLQIKQTEEGIFMHQTKYSKDLLKKFDMVDCKSIATPISTTATLGPDEDGEAVDQREYRSMIGSLLYLTASRPDIHFAVCLCARFQASPRTSHRQAVKRILRYIKSTLEYGLWYSRSSILSIRAFSDSDFAGCKIDRKSTSGSCHFLGTSLVSWSSRKQSSVAQSTAKAEYVAASSACSQALWMISTLRDYGLSFSSVPLLCDNTSAINIAKNHVQHSRTKHIEIRYHFLRDNVEKGTIVLEFVESERQLADILTKPLDRSRFEFLRAELGVIHLYGLS comes from the coding sequence ATGGGAAAGGTTGACAAAACTCTTTTTACACTCAGAGATGGCATTGATTTCCTTCTTATTCAGATATATGTTGATGACATCATTTTTGGTGGCTCTTCTCATCATCTTGTGGCCAAGTTTTCAGAAACTATGAGCAGGGAGTTTGAGATGAGCATGATGGGTGAGTTGACCTACTTCCTTGGACTTCAAATCAAGCAAACTGAGGAAGGCATCTTTATGCACCAAACCAAGTACTCTAAAGATCTCCTGAAGAAGTTTGACATGGTGGACTGCAAGTCTATCGCCACTCCCATATCCACAACTGCTACTCTTGGACCAGATGAGGATGGGGAAGCAGTTGACCAGCGTGAGTACCGAAGCATGATCGGCTCCCTCCTCTACCTGACCGCGTCAAGACCAGACATACACTTTGCTGTATGCCTCTGTGCACGATTCCAAGCTTCTCCAAGGACTTCTCATCGACAAGCCGTCAAGCGCATTCTTCGCTACATCAAGTCGACGCTCGAGTATGGACTCTGGTACTCTCGTTCTTCTATCTTGTCTATTCGAGCGTTTTCTGATTCTGACTTTGCTGGCTGCAAAATCGATCGAAAAAGCACTTCTGGTTCTTGCCATTTCTTGGGGACTTCTTTGGTTTCCTGGTCGTCTCGTAAACAATCATCTGTTGCGCAATCTACTGCTAAGGCCGAATATGTGGCTGCTTCCAGTGCTTGCAGTCAAGCGCTTTGGATGATCTCAACTTTACGAGATTACGGGTTGTCTTTCTCGAGTGTTCCTTTGCTTTGTGATAACACTAGTGCCATTAACATTGCAAAAAATCATGTTCAACATTCGAGGACCAAGCACATTGAAATTCGATACCATTTTCTCCGAGATAATGTCGAGAAAGGTACTATTGTGCTAGAGTTTGTTGAATCAGAAAGGCAACTTGCTGATATCTTGACCAAGCCGCTTGATCGTTCTCGGTTTGAGTTCTTGAGGGCTGAGTTAGGGGTAATTCATCTCTATGGCTTGAGTTGA